In a genomic window of Nostoc sp. UHCC 0870:
- a CDS encoding AI-2E family transporter produces MSGFEAKNLWHRLNNSLIVRFLLLVAAGWVLVQLLAYFQTVIVIFTFAAILAFLLSYPVKWLQNFLPHGIAVIIVFLISIIFLSGLLITIGVAVVSQGQQLIDSISNFLTSLLPFLERIEEILRNRNLQIDLSIIQEQLRNQAISTLVTSLTILQQLLTNFVTFIIIAVVAFFMLLDGEKLWYFILKFLPNQHRGKFTNVLRRNFLGFFRGQLILTLFLTSASFIVFILFNVPFALLLSLIIGILDIIPGIGATLGVSIITLIVLSQDVWLGLKVLIACIILQQIQDNLIAPRVMQGALNLNPVVVFFALLIGARVAGLLGIFLSIPITGIIVSLFEINAMKSEV; encoded by the coding sequence ATGAGTGGCTTTGAAGCCAAAAATTTATGGCATCGTCTGAATAATTCGTTAATAGTTCGCTTTTTGCTATTAGTTGCTGCTGGTTGGGTTTTAGTACAGCTTTTAGCATACTTTCAAACAGTAATTGTAATTTTTACGTTTGCCGCGATTTTAGCTTTTTTACTCAGCTATCCGGTAAAGTGGTTGCAGAATTTTTTACCCCACGGTATAGCAGTTATTATAGTTTTTTTAATTAGCATTATATTTCTTAGTGGGCTATTAATTACAATTGGTGTAGCTGTTGTATCTCAAGGACAACAATTAATAGATAGTATCTCTAATTTTTTAACTTCTTTGTTGCCTTTTTTAGAAAGAATTGAAGAAATTTTGCGTAATCGTAATTTGCAAATAGATTTAAGCATAATTCAAGAACAATTACGAAATCAAGCAATATCAACCTTAGTCACAAGTTTGACTATATTACAACAGTTATTAACTAATTTTGTCACTTTTATCATAATTGCTGTCGTAGCTTTTTTTATGTTGCTAGATGGTGAAAAATTGTGGTATTTTATTCTAAAATTTTTACCAAATCAGCATCGTGGTAAGTTTACAAATGTTCTTCGCAGAAATTTTCTAGGCTTCTTTCGAGGTCAGTTAATATTAACGTTATTTCTAACTAGTGCCAGTTTCATTGTCTTTATATTATTTAATGTACCTTTTGCTTTACTTCTCTCTTTGATAATAGGGATACTTGACATTATTCCAGGTATAGGAGCAACGTTAGGAGTTAGCATAATTACTTTGATTGTGTTATCTCAAGATGTGTGGTTGGGATTAAAAGTATTAATAGCTTGCATAATTCTCCAGCAAATTCAAGATAATTTAATCGCCCCTCGCGTCATGCAAGGAGCATTAAATCTTAATCCGGTAGTGGTATTCTTTGCTCTGTTAATAGGTGCGAGAGTTGCAGGATTATTGGGAATTTTTCTATCAATCCCAATTACTGGAATAATTGTATCTTTGTTTGAAATTAATGCTATGAAGTCAGAAGTTTAG
- a CDS encoding IS66 family transposase encodes MTQKLDSSKKLGEEILQTIEPKGIADESMRRTVEILLNLIEQLQAEVKELRDENQQLKDENNRLKGEKGQPDIKSSKKGFANNHSSEKERQTLKKHNKGSKKATVKINREQILEYPQDKLPADAEFKGYQEVIIQDITLGTDNVLFRKEKYYSPSVGKTYLAELPCGYEGEFGPGIKALVMSLYYGGNMTQGKLLEFLEDIGISISAGYLSNLLIKNHTDFESEKDEVYASGLESSPWQNFDQTGARVGGVNYTTNVVCNPFYTIYLTTAKKDRLSVVKVLQNATELELILNQLTDNLVETFQIPTKWKNALKLLPQETVLSEAEFNTLLDTYLPKLGSQHRTRIIEAAAIAFYHQQTDWPVVQTLVCDDAPQFKLLTDNIALCWVHEGRHYKKLTPYVACHQKALDKFLDDFWDYYRDLLAYKDAPSQQMAEKLRSEFWKLFDTQTGYQQLDERKQLTLLKISELLLVLEHPELPLHNNPAELAARTMVQRRNISYATQTLEGTQAWDTFMSLVATTRKLGISFFEYIRDRISQVGNIPSLATIIQEKSALNPFGFSLMTEELLTPEY; translated from the coding sequence ATGACGCAAAAGCTAGATTCGAGTAAAAAATTGGGAGAAGAGATACTGCAAACCATCGAGCCAAAAGGAATTGCAGATGAATCAATGCGTCGGACAGTAGAAATATTACTGAACCTAATAGAGCAATTGCAAGCAGAAGTCAAAGAATTACGAGATGAAAATCAACAGTTAAAAGATGAAAACAACCGCCTGAAAGGAGAAAAAGGTCAACCAGACATCAAAAGCAGCAAGAAAGGATTTGCCAACAATCACTCATCAGAAAAAGAACGACAGACTCTAAAAAAGCACAACAAAGGCAGTAAGAAAGCGACAGTTAAAATAAATAGAGAACAAATATTGGAATATCCCCAGGACAAACTGCCAGCAGACGCAGAGTTTAAAGGCTATCAAGAAGTAATCATCCAAGACATCACCTTGGGAACGGACAACGTATTATTCCGTAAAGAGAAATACTACTCACCTTCAGTGGGAAAAACCTATTTAGCAGAACTGCCTTGCGGTTACGAAGGAGAATTCGGTCCGGGAATAAAAGCTTTGGTGATGAGCCTATACTATGGGGGCAACATGACCCAAGGCAAATTATTAGAGTTTTTAGAAGATATTGGGATATCCATATCAGCCGGATATTTATCGAACCTACTGATTAAAAACCACACTGATTTTGAAAGCGAGAAAGATGAAGTATATGCGTCGGGACTAGAGAGCAGTCCTTGGCAAAACTTCGACCAAACTGGTGCGCGGGTGGGTGGGGTGAACTATACCACTAATGTAGTCTGCAACCCTTTCTATACAATCTACCTGACCACTGCCAAAAAAGACAGATTGAGTGTAGTAAAAGTATTGCAAAATGCCACAGAACTGGAGTTGATTCTCAATCAACTTACAGACAATTTAGTGGAGACTTTCCAAATCCCGACTAAATGGAAAAATGCTCTTAAACTATTACCTCAAGAAACTGTGTTGAGTGAAGCAGAGTTTAATACTCTACTTGATACATATCTACCCAAACTAGGTTCTCAACACCGGACTCGGATTATAGAAGCAGCAGCGATTGCTTTTTATCATCAACAAACTGATTGGCCAGTGGTGCAAACTCTCGTTTGTGATGATGCTCCTCAGTTCAAATTACTGACTGATAATATCGCTTTGTGTTGGGTGCATGAAGGACGACATTACAAAAAGTTGACCCCTTATGTTGCTTGTCACCAAAAAGCTCTTGATAAATTCCTGGATGATTTCTGGGATTACTACCGAGACTTGCTGGCTTACAAAGATGCACCCAGTCAACAGATGGCAGAAAAACTCCGGTCTGAGTTTTGGAAACTTTTCGATACTCAAACCGGTTATCAACAGTTGGATGAGCGAAAACAATTAACGCTGCTGAAAATTTCGGAGTTGCTTTTAGTCTTAGAGCATCCTGAATTACCTTTGCATAATAATCCGGCGGAGTTAGCTGCTAGGACAATGGTGCAACGGCGTAATATTAGTTATGCCACTCAAACTCTAGAAGGTACTCAGGCTTGGGATACTTTTATGTCTCTTGTTGCTACTACTCGTAAGTTGGGAATTAGCTTTTTTGAGTATATCCGTGACCGGATTTCTCAGGTTGGGAATATTCCTTCTTTAGCAACTATTATTCAGGAAAAATCTGCTCTCAATCCTTTTGGTTTTTCATTGATGACTGAAGAACTCCTTACCCCGGAATATTGA
- the egtD gene encoding L-histidine N(alpha)-methyltransferase translates to MRTKSLTIIAEHHQYFKNDGDDVIQGLKQTPKNLPPKYFYDDRGSELFEQICELPEYYPTRTEAWILSQFADEIAQITDKCELIELGSGSSTKTLLLLDAYQNKSSLCRYVPVDVSGGILKASVLKLQKKYPGLSVEGLVGTYEQALAMLASTASQSSTLGGTPSRMIFFLGSSMGNFTPQDSEYFLQQVSQTLNPGDYFLLGIDLQKPKDILEAAYNDNQGVTAAFNLNMLSHLNWRFQGNFDLDSFTHQAIYNQADAQIEMYLHCQKSHWVSLEALDLKVFLEAGESILTEISRKFDLENIQKELEVQGMKTIKTWTDSKEWFGLILCQA, encoded by the coding sequence ATGAGAACAAAGTCTTTAACAATTATTGCCGAGCATCATCAATATTTCAAAAATGATGGTGATGATGTAATTCAAGGATTAAAACAAACACCAAAGAATTTACCACCCAAATATTTTTATGATGATCGCGGATCGGAATTATTTGAACAAATTTGTGAATTACCAGAATATTATCCTACAAGAACAGAAGCATGGATTTTAAGCCAGTTTGCCGATGAAATTGCCCAGATCACAGATAAATGTGAACTTATAGAATTAGGTAGTGGGAGTTCTACTAAAACTCTGTTACTTTTAGATGCTTACCAAAATAAGTCCAGTTTATGTAGATATGTACCTGTTGATGTCAGTGGCGGAATCCTCAAAGCCAGTGTGCTAAAACTACAAAAAAAATATCCTGGTTTGTCTGTTGAGGGTTTAGTAGGAACTTATGAACAAGCATTAGCAATGCTAGCATCTACGGCTTCACAATCATCTACCCTGGGGGGAACGCCATCGCGGATGATTTTCTTTCTGGGAAGTTCGATGGGAAATTTTACCCCACAAGATTCAGAGTATTTCTTGCAGCAAGTTTCGCAGACTCTAAACCCAGGTGATTACTTTTTACTTGGGATTGATTTACAAAAACCCAAAGATATTTTAGAAGCAGCCTACAATGACAATCAAGGAGTAACGGCTGCTTTTAATTTAAATATGCTTTCCCATTTAAATTGGCGGTTTCAAGGTAATTTTGATCTTGATTCATTCACTCATCAAGCGATTTACAATCAAGCGGATGCTCAAATTGAAATGTATCTGCATTGCCAAAAGAGCCATTGGGTATCTCTAGAAGCTTTAGATTTAAAAGTTTTTTTGGAAGCAGGAGAAAGCATTCTCACCGAAATTTCGCGTAAGTTTGATTTAGAAAATATCCAAAAAGAATTGGAGGTACAAGGAATGAAGACCATCAAGACTTGGACAGACTCCAAGGAATGGTTTGGCTTGATTCTTTGTCAAGCTTAA
- the tatC gene encoding twin-arginine translocase subunit TatC — protein sequence MTPSQELDTVNTPDIDTEGYGNSEPHPIDELPDEVEMSLFDHLEELRQRIFYALIAVAVGVVGCFLAVKPIVQLLEVPAKGVKFLQLAPGEYFFVSIKVAAYSGIVISSPFILYQVIQFILPGLTRRERRLLGPIVLGSSVLFGAGLVFAYSLLIPAALNFFISYGADVVEQIWSIDKYFEFVLLLMFSTGLAFQVPIIQLLLANLGIVSSATMLAGWRSVILGGVILGAVLTPSTDPLTQSLLAGAVLGLYFGGIGLVKLSGK from the coding sequence ATGACACCTTCACAAGAACTAGATACCGTAAACACTCCTGACATCGATACTGAGGGATATGGCAACTCTGAACCTCATCCTATAGATGAGTTGCCTGATGAGGTTGAAATGTCTCTTTTCGACCACCTAGAAGAGTTACGACAACGGATTTTTTATGCCCTGATTGCTGTAGCTGTAGGAGTTGTCGGTTGTTTTCTAGCTGTGAAACCAATTGTCCAGCTACTCGAAGTTCCAGCCAAGGGAGTTAAATTTCTGCAACTTGCACCTGGAGAATATTTCTTTGTCTCTATCAAAGTTGCCGCCTACAGTGGCATAGTCATCTCTAGTCCCTTCATACTTTATCAAGTTATCCAGTTTATTCTGCCGGGACTGACTCGCCGTGAACGTCGATTACTGGGGCCGATAGTTTTAGGGTCGAGTGTGTTATTTGGTGCTGGTTTAGTATTTGCTTATTCGCTGCTCATTCCCGCCGCTTTAAACTTCTTTATCAGCTACGGTGCGGATGTAGTCGAACAAATTTGGTCAATTGACAAGTATTTTGAATTTGTACTGTTATTAATGTTCAGTACCGGGTTAGCATTCCAAGTGCCGATTATCCAACTGTTACTGGCTAATCTGGGAATTGTCTCTTCTGCAACTATGCTAGCTGGTTGGCGATCGGTGATTCTGGGGGGAGTAATTTTAGGTGCTGTCCTCACGCCTTCTACAGACCCTCTCACCCAAAGTCTTTTGGCTGGTGCTGTTTTAGGTCTTTATTTTGGTGGTATTGGTTTAGTCAAACTCTCTGGTAAATAG
- a CDS encoding mechanosensitive ion channel family protein: MNIESVWNTLNNINYSSIPIAKIAAVILILTVTQILRRFFVGVVIKSIERFTSKTKSTLDDELIIVVKPALSWIIQIGGFWLIKEILADNLGSQLTNTIGRILNLIVIFIVAYVIYRSSSILGQIIANVVLHTETELDELLRPLMPKIFQSAAIIVLAIKISEIFLGQSAAALVGLLGGAGITLGLLLKDIVYDWFCTLIIYSDKLYREGDWVGVSGVDGFVQILNIGFRTTTLHVTKWGSIIKMPNSRMISGIVENWSQNPGKELKWGLNVILKIDGISARQTARICDAIQEMPKSMTGFSPSCIVRFKKIEDNARIIEMMAFVNDDNLYFEAEKNLNLAILELLEQEGIDFLHIELRTDPENYQKTRNAIKN; the protein is encoded by the coding sequence ATGAACATAGAATCGGTTTGGAACACACTAAATAATATCAACTACTCCAGCATCCCGATTGCCAAAATTGCAGCTGTTATTCTTATCTTGACAGTGACGCAGATATTGAGGCGGTTTTTTGTTGGAGTCGTTATTAAGAGCATTGAGCGATTTACTAGCAAAACAAAAAGTACACTTGATGATGAATTGATAATAGTTGTCAAGCCTGCTTTAAGTTGGATAATTCAGATTGGTGGATTTTGGTTAATCAAGGAAATTCTGGCAGATAATTTAGGCTCTCAATTGACCAATACCATTGGTAGGATACTAAATTTAATAGTCATTTTTATAGTTGCTTATGTTATTTACCGAAGCTCTTCTATTTTAGGTCAGATAATAGCCAATGTAGTGCTACATACTGAAACTGAGCTTGATGAGTTGCTCAGACCATTGATGCCAAAGATTTTTCAATCAGCAGCAATTATTGTACTGGCAATCAAGATAAGTGAGATATTTTTAGGACAATCGGCGGCTGCACTAGTTGGTCTATTAGGTGGTGCTGGTATCACTTTAGGTTTGCTGTTGAAAGATATTGTTTATGACTGGTTTTGTACACTTATTATCTATTCCGATAAACTCTATCGAGAAGGTGACTGGGTGGGAGTATCAGGAGTAGATGGTTTTGTGCAAATACTCAATATCGGATTTAGAACTACAACCCTCCATGTAACTAAGTGGGGTTCTATTATCAAAATGCCCAACTCCCGAATGATTAGCGGGATTGTGGAAAATTGGTCACAAAATCCAGGCAAAGAATTAAAGTGGGGACTTAATGTTATTCTGAAAATTGATGGGATTTCCGCACGGCAAACTGCCAGAATTTGTGATGCTATTCAAGAAATGCCTAAGTCTATGACTGGCTTTTCTCCATCATGTATAGTACGGTTTAAAAAAATTGAAGATAATGCCCGCATCATTGAAATGATGGCATTTGTTAATGATGACAATCTCTATTTTGAGGCGGAGAAAAACTTAAATCTGGCTATTCTAGAACTTTTAGAGCAAGAGGGAATTGATTTTTTGCATATCGAATTAAGAACAGATCCAGAGAACTATCAAAAAACTCGAAATGCTATCAAAAACTAA
- a CDS encoding J domain-containing protein: protein MRDCLDINHAYEILGLKPGVSQVEIKRAYRQLVKIWHPDRFIHPQQKEQAEAKIKQINAAYNLLKSESPTVTTPAAPSPKHSPNISVNRFDAESFYNYGVESVGQGEYQEAIAYFTQAIRLNPRYIEAYKYRGFVCSQLGYEYRAASDLNKAAQLEGKIPTVTSFSRVKYKSQRPSLVAKWCQKLKKLLRWR from the coding sequence ATGCGCGATTGTCTTGATATTAATCATGCTTATGAAATTCTAGGGCTAAAACCTGGTGTATCGCAGGTAGAGATCAAACGAGCTTATCGCCAATTGGTAAAAATTTGGCATCCCGATCGCTTTATTCATCCACAGCAAAAAGAGCAAGCAGAGGCCAAAATTAAACAAATCAACGCTGCGTACAATCTGCTCAAGTCAGAAAGTCCCACTGTGACAACGCCTGCTGCACCTTCACCCAAACATTCCCCCAACATATCAGTCAATCGCTTTGATGCAGAAAGTTTCTATAACTATGGTGTAGAGAGCGTAGGACAAGGAGAATATCAAGAAGCGATCGCCTACTTCACCCAAGCAATTCGCCTCAACCCCCGCTATATTGAAGCTTATAAATATCGTGGATTCGTTTGCTCTCAACTAGGCTACGAATACAGAGCCGCATCAGATTTAAATAAAGCCGCACAGTTAGAAGGTAAGATCCCCACAGTCACTTCTTTTTCACGGGTCAAGTATAAATCTCAGCGTCCATCTTTGGTAGCTAAATGGTGTCAAAAACTCAAGAAATTACTGAGATGGCGTTGA
- a CDS encoding YdcF family protein → MWLGYQEAQNNSKQPEAVIVLGGSTKNLEREKFTAQFARKYPNLPILISGGSPPVSTKRVFAKAGINPQRLHLDYEAVDTVTNFTTLVDDLQARKIKNVYLVTSDFHMRRACIIGEIILGSRGIHFKAISVPSQTPPEPIEKSIRDGVRSLIWVATGYTGAEEVKHRR, encoded by the coding sequence ATGTGGTTGGGATATCAGGAAGCACAGAATAATAGCAAACAACCCGAAGCAGTCATTGTTTTAGGTGGCTCAACCAAGAACCTAGAAAGAGAAAAATTTACTGCTCAATTTGCTCGCAAGTATCCAAATTTACCAATACTGATTTCTGGTGGTAGTCCACCTGTCTCTACCAAGCGGGTTTTTGCTAAGGCTGGTATTAATCCTCAACGTTTACATTTAGACTATGAGGCAGTAGACACTGTTACAAATTTTACTACATTGGTAGATGATTTACAAGCACGTAAAATTAAGAATGTTTATTTAGTCACTTCAGATTTCCATATGCGCCGCGCCTGTATAATCGGTGAGATCATTTTGGGTAGTCGGGGAATTCACTTTAAAGCAATATCCGTACCTTCCCAAACACCACCTGAACCCATTGAAAAATCTATTCGTGATGGAGTTAGATCGTTAATTTGGGTAGCGACTGGTTACACAGGCGCGGAGGAAGTTAAACATCGGCGGTGA
- a CDS encoding tRNA-binding protein — MQISYEDFAKVEIHVGKVIQVEAFTKARKPAYKLWIDFGDLGIKKSSAQITKLYQPEDIINQFILAVTNFPPRQIADFMSEVLVLGIVLDDGEVALIQPDRDVPLGKRIL, encoded by the coding sequence ATGCAAATCAGCTATGAAGACTTTGCGAAAGTCGAAATTCATGTTGGTAAAGTTATTCAAGTAGAGGCATTTACTAAAGCCCGAAAACCAGCTTATAAACTGTGGATAGATTTTGGTGATTTGGGTATAAAAAAATCTAGCGCGCAAATTACCAAACTATATCAGCCAGAGGATATTATCAACCAATTTATATTAGCTGTGACAAACTTTCCGCCTCGTCAAATAGCTGATTTCATGTCTGAAGTTTTGGTATTGGGTATAGTTCTGGATGACGGTGAAGTTGCTTTAATTCAACCAGATAGAGATGTACCTTTGGGTAAAAGAATTTTATAA
- a CDS encoding DUF2288 domain-containing protein: MPDIRKDLSEILDQAEWEWLIPHVQREAVILVSMDLDLLDVGEAIATDNTSSVQQWIEGQLITKPSVTQVGKWNCDREKRFNTLIIQPYVLVQEIAA; the protein is encoded by the coding sequence ATGCCAGACATAAGAAAGGATTTATCAGAAATCTTAGATCAAGCAGAGTGGGAATGGCTGATTCCCCATGTCCAAAGAGAAGCGGTAATTTTGGTGTCGATGGACTTAGATTTGCTAGATGTAGGCGAAGCGATCGCAACTGATAATACCTCATCTGTCCAACAATGGATTGAGGGTCAATTAATCACAAAGCCTTCAGTAACTCAAGTGGGAAAATGGAATTGCGATCGCGAAAAGCGATTTAACACCCTAATTATCCAGCCTTACGTTCTCGTACAAGAAATCGCAGCTTGA
- a CDS encoding transposase gives MSNILNYIEENPKQTQRLIGLEYEQLQQLIINGERLYHEKKALLESKKVRIIAGGGGRKPKLSISEQIILTLVYLRHLTTFQLLGIQFEVSESTANDTFNYWLPNLRELLPSSLLEQVKKNASDYEVVKEMLTEYELIVDSYEQVRERPRDNDEQKKYFSGKKSNHTFKTQMIILPDASDIVDVVAGEPGPKSDITLFREYRSEFDAKQRFKGDKAYLGEDLITTPIKKPRNQELTTEQKEQNKIFSSKRIFVEHRIRSVKIFRVVQERFRLNTRKYKQVILTICGLVRLRIRGLILPLEISAISSG, from the coding sequence ATGAGCAATATACTGAATTACATTGAAGAGAATCCTAAACAAACCCAAAGGTTAATAGGTCTGGAATATGAACAGTTACAACAATTAATCATAAATGGGGAAAGATTATATCATGAAAAAAAAGCTTTACTGGAATCTAAGAAAGTGAGAATTATTGCTGGTGGAGGAGGTCGGAAACCAAAATTATCTATTTCTGAACAAATCATTTTAACTTTAGTGTATCTCCGACATCTGACAACCTTTCAACTTCTAGGTATTCAGTTTGAAGTAAGTGAGTCTACAGCCAACGATACGTTTAACTATTGGTTGCCTAACTTGCGAGAATTACTGCCATCAAGTTTGCTTGAACAAGTAAAAAAAAACGCTTCTGACTATGAAGTAGTAAAAGAAATGCTCACAGAATATGAATTAATAGTAGATAGCTATGAACAAGTCAGAGAAAGACCTAGAGACAATGATGAACAAAAGAAATATTTTTCAGGTAAGAAGAGTAATCATACATTTAAAACTCAAATGATTATTTTACCTGATGCTAGTGATATCGTTGATGTTGTGGCAGGTGAACCTGGTCCAAAAAGCGATATAACTTTGTTCCGAGAATATCGTTCAGAGTTTGATGCCAAACAAAGATTTAAAGGAGATAAGGCATATCTTGGAGAAGATTTAATTACAACTCCAATTAAGAAACCAAGAAATCAAGAACTAACAACTGAACAGAAAGAACAGAACAAAATATTTTCATCTAAACGAATCTTTGTTGAACATCGAATACGGTCAGTCAAAATCTTTCGAGTTGTCCAAGAGAGATTTAGGTTAAATACCCGCAAATATAAGCAAGTAATTTTGACGATTTGTGGGCTAGTAAGGTTACGGATTCGAGGGCTAATATTACCATTAGAAATATCAGCTATATCATCAGGTTAA
- a CDS encoding tocopherol cyclase family protein, which translates to MLTIPVNPLQSTQTPHSGYHWDGSSRRFFEGWYYRVTLPDCGQTFAFMYSIEDPIGGQPYSGGAAQVLGVNDEYLCRIFPDVTKFWASRDVLALGHWGKTNLNSQPLYLLPSEFAQYVQEGYQATANLNQGFIQDPATGFYCRWEYEIKPVYGWGNQNSIQQSTAGWLSFLQIFEPGWQILMAHGLASGWIDWNGKIYQFQNAPAYGEKNWGGAFPQKWFWLNCNSFDGEPDLALTAGGGKRGVLWWMESVAMIGLHYQGQFYEFVPWNAKVEWNIQPWGRWQMKAKNLDYEIELTGTTHLPGTPLRAPTTNGLQFCCQDTMQGKLSLELRQIRGTSPLVILNADSYLCGLEIGGGSWNNFWQST; encoded by the coding sequence ATGTTAACTATTCCAGTCAATCCTCTCCAATCTACTCAAACACCTCACAGTGGATACCATTGGGACGGGAGTAGTCGCCGCTTTTTTGAAGGCTGGTATTACCGCGTCACTTTACCGGATTGTGGTCAGACTTTTGCTTTTATGTATTCCATTGAAGACCCCATTGGCGGTCAACCCTACAGTGGCGGTGCGGCGCAAGTCCTGGGTGTGAATGATGAATATCTCTGTCGGATTTTTCCTGATGTGACTAAATTCTGGGCTAGTCGAGATGTTTTGGCTTTGGGTCATTGGGGTAAAACTAACCTCAATAGCCAACCCCTCTACCTCTTACCATCAGAGTTTGCACAGTATGTCCAAGAAGGTTATCAAGCGACTGCGAATTTAAACCAGGGATTTATTCAAGATCCGGCGACTGGTTTTTATTGTCGTTGGGAATATGAAATTAAGCCTGTATATGGCTGGGGAAATCAAAATAGTATTCAACAATCTACTGCTGGCTGGCTGTCGTTTTTACAGATTTTTGAACCGGGATGGCAGATTTTAATGGCTCATGGTTTGGCTAGTGGTTGGATTGATTGGAATGGCAAAATTTATCAATTTCAGAATGCGCCAGCCTATGGGGAAAAAAATTGGGGTGGTGCTTTTCCCCAAAAATGGTTTTGGTTGAATTGTAATAGCTTTGATGGTGAACCTGATTTGGCATTAACGGCTGGGGGTGGTAAGCGGGGTGTGTTGTGGTGGATGGAGTCTGTAGCAATGATTGGGTTGCATTATCAAGGCCAGTTTTACGAATTTGTCCCCTGGAATGCCAAAGTAGAGTGGAATATTCAACCCTGGGGTAGATGGCAAATGAAAGCAAAAAACCTAGATTATGAAATTGAATTAACGGGAACTACGCATCTACCCGGTACACCCCTACGTGCGCCGACAACAAACGGGTTACAATTTTGTTGTCAGGACACAATGCAAGGAAAGCTGAGTTTAGAGTTACGACAAATCAGGGGTACATCCCCTCTAGTCATTCTTAACGCAGACAGCTATCTTTGTGGGTTAGAAATTGGCGGCGGCTCTTGGAACAATTTTTGGCAGTCCACCTAA
- a CDS encoding RNA-guided endonuclease InsQ/TnpB family protein, giving the protein MLVLEYKIKSTKLQYQAIDEAIRTTQFIRNKAIRYWMDAPREANINKVALNNYSTALRKEFKFVEQLNSMACQSATERAWSAIDRFYSNCKSKTPGKKGYPRFQKDNRSVEYKTSGWSLHPTRRRITFTDKKGIGEVKLLGKWDIHTYPVKSIKRVRLVKKADGYYCQFAIKTEPLSESRIADGEVGLDVGLEYFYSDSNGYHEPNPRFLRKAEKAIKHSQRQIYKKEKGKNQRRKARQRYARKHLKVSRQRSEHAKRIARNVCKANALVVYEDLRVKNMVKNHCLAKSINDVSWGFFRRWLEYFAGKFNSKAVAVNPRMTSQKCSDCGAIVKKALSTRTHKCSCGCEMQRDVNAAKNILNLAKATAGQTESNATGLVTSTLLGETLVEQVTRVKVESPCL; this is encoded by the coding sequence GTGCTGGTATTAGAGTACAAAATAAAAAGCACAAAGTTACAGTATCAAGCCATAGATGAAGCTATTAGAACCACGCAGTTCATTAGGAATAAAGCTATTCGTTACTGGATGGATGCACCAAGAGAAGCGAACATCAATAAAGTCGCTCTTAATAACTACTCAACAGCACTACGGAAAGAGTTTAAATTTGTAGAACAACTCAATTCAATGGCTTGCCAATCTGCAACCGAAAGAGCTTGGTCGGCTATTGACAGGTTTTACAGTAATTGCAAATCAAAGACTCCAGGCAAGAAAGGATATCCACGCTTTCAAAAAGATAACCGTTCAGTTGAGTATAAAACTTCGGGATGGTCACTACACCCCACCAGACGACGCATTACTTTCACTGATAAAAAAGGTATTGGTGAGGTCAAATTACTTGGTAAATGGGATATTCACACTTACCCAGTTAAGTCAATTAAACGGGTAAGGCTAGTCAAGAAAGCTGATGGTTACTATTGCCAATTTGCAATTAAAACTGAACCATTAAGTGAGTCAAGAATTGCTGATGGTGAAGTGGGCTTAGATGTTGGTTTAGAGTATTTCTACTCTGATTCCAATGGGTATCATGAACCTAATCCTAGATTTCTAAGGAAAGCCGAAAAAGCAATTAAGCACTCTCAACGTCAAATATATAAAAAGGAGAAAGGTAAAAACCAACGACGGAAAGCTAGACAGAGATATGCTCGGAAGCACTTAAAAGTAAGTAGACAACGGAGTGAACACGCAAAGAGAATTGCGCGTAACGTATGCAAGGCTAACGCCTTAGTGGTCTACGAAGATTTAAGAGTAAAGAACATGGTAAAAAATCATTGTCTTGCTAAATCAATTAATGATGTTAGCTGGGGATTTTTTCGTCGCTGGTTAGAATATTTTGCAGGTAAGTTTAACAGTAAAGCTGTTGCTGTCAATCCTAGAATGACATCTCAAAAATGTAGTGATTGTGGCGCAATTGTTAAAAAAGCTCTTTCAACTCGTACCCATAAATGTAGTTGTGGATGTGAGATGCAAAGAGATGTTAACGCTGCTAAAAATATTCTGAATCTTGCAAAAGCTACGGCCGGGCAGACCGAAAGTAACGCTACTGGACTAGTAACCTCTACTTTACTTGGGGAAACCCTGGTTGAGCAAGTGACTAGGGTGAAAGTAGAATCCCCGTGTCTTTAG